The DNA segment CGCTCGACGCGGACGTGCATCTCCTCCTCCATGCGGGTCATGGACTCGGCGCCCTGCCCTGCCCGCACGCCGGTCCGGCCGGTGGTCGCGGCCGCACTCGCGGGGCCGGCCTTGCCGGTCGTCGCCGACGTGCCCGCCGATGCCGTTCCCGCGGTGGTGGTCGTCCTCGTCGCCGTCCGGTCCTTGCCCGGCGTAACCGCGGCCCCGGCGGCACCCGCGGCCCCGGCCATACCCCTGCCGGGGTTCTTGTCCGTGCGGCCCTCGCCCGAGTCCTTGGCGTCGTCACGCAGCACACCGCCCCAGTCGATGCCGTAGTAGTCGAACAGCCGGTGTTCCTCCGACTCCGACAGGTGGCCCTGCGAGTCGACGTCGACGTCGGGTGCGCCCTTGATCTTGTCCTTGAGATACGGGACTTCGAGGTGGTCCTCCACCAGTTCGGCGTCACGGATGGGAATGAACGACTCGCTGGTGCCGAACATGCCCGTCTTGACGCTCACCCACTCGGGGCGACCGCTCATGTCGTCGAAGAAGACATGCTTGGCCTCACCGATCTTGTTGCCTTCCCCGTCGTAGACGGGGTGGTCCAGGAGGATCCTGACCTCATCACGGGTGATCATCTGGCCTCACCCTCCTTTCAGGTGTCACTCCCGTCCGGATGTCCTCCTCAGCGCGGTAAAAACTTCACATAGAGAACAAAAGCCACTTAATTTTTGGTAGCGCTCACTTCCGGTGACCGCGACCGACGGTTCTCGCCGGGGTTCCGGCCGGGTCCCCGACCCGGCACCCGTCCTGGTGTCCGAACTTGGTGTCCGATCCGCTGCCCTGCCACCCGCACGGCTCGCGGACCGGCCCGATGGTCCCGTACCGAACCGTCGTACGGCTGCGCGGCGGCGGCCAGAGTCCGGCGGTCCGGGTGGCTGCCCGGCGGGATGGCGGCCCGTATCCCGACCTCGGCGACCAGACCCCGGGCCGAGACCACCCGCCACAGGGACACCACCAGGGTGTCGGCCCCCACGAAGGCCGGGGCGGTGGCAGGTGCTCCGTACGCGTCGCGGTAGTGGATGCGGACCGGCTGGACCGGGACCCCGGCGTCGAGTGCCGCCTGGAAGGCGGCCCGGCGGAAGGAGCCCTGGCCGCGGCCGCACCAGGTGCTGCCCTCGGGGAAGACCGCGACGGCCGAACCCTCGCCGAGCGCCCCGGCGATCCGGGCGACCGTGCCCGGCAGGGCGCGCAGCCGGTCACGGTCGATGAACAGGACGCCGCTGCGCTCGACCAGCGCCCCCGCCAGCGGCCACTGCCGTATCTCGGCCTTCGCCAGCATGCGGGCCGGACGGACCACGCCCAGCAGCGGGATGTCCAGCCAGGAGATGTGGTTGGCGACGAGCAGCAGCCCGCCGGCGGGTGCGGCGCCGCCGGTGACACGGACCCGGACCCCGGCGGCCCGCACGATCCACCGGCACCACCGGCCGACAAGACCCGCCGGAATCAGTTGCCCGACGGGCAGCAGCAGGACCCCGGTGAGGACCAGGGCGAGGACCGCGGCCAGTCTCAGCACCGCCCCCGGTACGGCCCTCGTGGCCCCCGTCGGCTCCACGCAGCCGTGCGGGGTGCAGGGAGCGCCCGGCAGCCAGACGCTCATTTCGCCGGTACGAGGGAGAGGAAGTGCCGCAGATAGCGCTGGTCGACCCGGCTCATCGGCAGCAGCACGTACAGGTCGGCGACGCCGAAGTCCGTGTCGTGCGCGGGCTCGCCGCAGACCCAGGCGCCGAGCCGGAGGTAGCCGCGCAGCAGGGCGGGCAACTCGGTGCGGGCCGCGGGCGCCGCGGCCGTCGGCCGCCACGGGTGCAGCGGACGCACTCGGTACTCCTCGGGGGCGAGGTGCTTGCCCTGGACACGGTCCCAGGTGGCGGCGGCGAGCGCGCCACCGTCGGTGAGGGGGATGGAGCAGCAGCCCGCGAGCCACTCGTGGCCCCGGTCGGTCATGTAGCGGGCGATGCCGGCCCAGATGAGGCCGATGACCGCACCGTCGCGGTGGTCGGGGTGCACGCAGGAGCGGCCGACCTCGACGAGGCCCGGCCGGATCGGGTCGAGGGCGGCGATGTGGAACTCGGTCTCCGCGTACAGGCGGCCGGCGACCGCGGCCCGCTCGGGCGGCAGCAGCCGGTAGGTGCCGACCACCTGGCCGCTCACCTCCTCGCGCACCAGGAGGTGGTCGCAGTGGGCGTCGAAGGGGTCGATGTCCAGGCCCGGCTGGGGAGTGGTCAGCAGGGCGCCCAGCTCGACGGCGAAGACGTCGTGCCGCAGCCGCTGGGCGGCACGCACGTCGTCCTCGTCGCGGGCGAGGGTGACGGTGTAGCGGGTGGGTGCCGGGGGCTTCACGGGGTGGTCTACGGTCAGGACGCCGGTCATGGCTCTCTCCTGGTCACGCGCCGGAGCGGGGAAGGTGGGGTCTCCCCTTGTTTCTGCCGATGCCGGTTGGCGTGTACGTGACCTGAGCCGGGAGCGCGGATGTGGGAATGCTGAATGCCAGGCGTTGCCCGGCCGGCATCGGACGTCGCCCGGACAGCAGACGGGACCGGGGATGAGCACCACTCCCGGTCCCGCCCGTCCGCCCTCTGGCGGACGTCTCCCTGTTGCCCGCAAAGGTGGCTACCGGCCGGCTCCCCTGGCCGTGGCGCGCAGCCACTCCTTGTTCATCCCCGTGATGGAGGTCAGCGGGATGCCCTTCGGGCAGGCTGTGGCGCACTCCCCGGCGAGGGTGCAGCCGCCGAAGCCCTCGTCGTCCATCTGCGACACCATGTCGAGCACCCGGGTCTCGCGCTCGGGCGCGCCCTGCGGCAGCACGTTGAGGTGGTTGATCTTCGCCGAGGTGAAGAGCATCGCGGCGCCGTTGGGGCAGGCCGCGACGCAGGCGCCGCAGCCGATGCACTCGGCGTGCTCGAAGGCGAGGTCCGCGTCCGGCTTCGGGACGGGCGTGGCGTGCGCCTCG comes from the Streptomyces sp. KMM 9044 genome and includes:
- a CDS encoding PRC and DUF2382 domain-containing protein, producing MITRDEVRILLDHPVYDGEGNKIGEAKHVFFDDMSGRPEWVSVKTGMFGTSESFIPIRDAELVEDHLEVPYLKDKIKGAPDVDVDSQGHLSESEEHRLFDYYGIDWGGVLRDDAKDSGEGRTDKNPGRGMAGAAGAAGAAVTPGKDRTATRTTTTAGTASAGTSATTGKAGPASAAATTGRTGVRAGQGAESMTRMEEEMHVRVERRETGRAKLHKYVVTEDVEQTVPVRHEEVHVVREPITEADREAAMPGAEMGEADYEVTLHEERPVVETRAVPVERVRLTMEERTENKTVRGRVRKERIESEGVPDDTTRRDDAAGQGRDVPRRGRP
- a CDS encoding lysophospholipid acyltransferase family protein → MSVWLPGAPCTPHGCVEPTGATRAVPGAVLRLAAVLALVLTGVLLLPVGQLIPAGLVGRWCRWIVRAAGVRVRVTGGAAPAGGLLLVANHISWLDIPLLGVVRPARMLAKAEIRQWPLAGALVERSGVLFIDRDRLRALPGTVARIAGALGEGSAVAVFPEGSTWCGRGQGSFRRAAFQAALDAGVPVQPVRIHYRDAYGAPATAPAFVGADTLVVSLWRVVSARGLVAEVGIRAAIPPGSHPDRRTLAAAAQPYDGSVRDHRAGPRAVRVAGQRIGHQVRTPGRVPGRGPGRNPGENRRSRSPEVSATKN
- a CDS encoding GNAT family N-acetyltransferase, with protein sequence MTGVLTVDHPVKPPAPTRYTVTLARDEDDVRAAQRLRHDVFAVELGALLTTPQPGLDIDPFDAHCDHLLVREEVSGQVVGTYRLLPPERAAVAGRLYAETEFHIAALDPIRPGLVEVGRSCVHPDHRDGAVIGLIWAGIARYMTDRGHEWLAGCCSIPLTDGGALAAATWDRVQGKHLAPEEYRVRPLHPWRPTAAAPAARTELPALLRGYLRLGAWVCGEPAHDTDFGVADLYVLLPMSRVDQRYLRHFLSLVPAK